The stretch of DNA GTCTCTTTCCACGTAACGAGACACCTGGATAGTACGTAGCAATGACAGATCATTCCGGCTCTTTCAATTTATCAACAAGGAATGATTTAAGCTTAATGTGCTCCGTCGCTGTCGTTTTCATAAGTCTTGTGTCGAATGGCGTCGGTCGATTGCTAATTCTTTAGTTTTCAAGTATTGTTTTCCAGTCGTTCAGTTACCATGTTTCACATTCCTATCTATGTATCATAAATAACTTTACGTTTCTCTGCCCTCAGGTACGCTTCGACAAGATGGAGGGCAAGAACTTCCACAACAAGATGGAATTCCTGATGGCGAGCCTCACGAGCCAATCCTAACCATTACTGGAGGAGCTTTTCCTCAGCGTGGTTGACACTGCCAGCGatggaagcagcagcagcaatcgtCACAATCCGGATTTAGGACAGTTCTCACTCGACATTAGCGATCGGATCGATTGAAAGCAGTagttgaagtttgtattaacaTTCGCTAACCACGCGAATGCAGCAGCTGCAGTCGCAAGTGATATCGTAATCATTTCAGCGAGTATTTTATTGTGCTAGTGTGCGAATATTTGAATATCTTAATTAGTtttacaaaataaatatttacacTGACTAAGAGAGCTTGCATTGAAACGATTGGGTCGAAAAATCCTTCACTAGCTATTGTATTTCTCGTCATATTCTAGTTCGTACAGCAATTGCTGAAACTTAAGCCGAGCTAATTGATTCTTTTTGCTTGATAATCGCCGTAGAATTGGCGCACAAGATAGGAGAAATCGTTCATCAGCATCCGCCCCATCATATTTATCTTGTGATTCTTGTGCAGGAGTTGGTAGCACCTTGCTTTCATCTTGCAATGCGGGATGACTTTGAATTTGTGCAACTGGTGGGGATGTTTGCGAGGAAACATTCGATTGTGTTGGGGTATCAGTTCCCTGTACGACTGTCGATACTTTCATTTCTGGAAACGACGAATCTTCAGAAAAATGTGGATCCATATTTACAATAGATTGTGGTTCTGGTTCAGGACAATTGTGTTCTCCTTCGGCATCTTCTGACATCAGTAAATCCATTTCGATCTCCTCTACATGTATCTCATCAACATCCGGCTCGGAATGTGCTTCTTGCTTGATAACTTCTTCTTGGATCAGTGGTTTTTCACATGTTTCAAATGTGTCCAACCTTTCCTCGTAAAGAATGCTCTCCGAATGATGCTGTTCTTGAGGAGTCTCGATTTCTTGGTCATCATATTCAATCGGATGATGAATATCCTGAATAACACCCTGTTCTGCCTCTTCTTCACCTTCATCCTCCTCTTCTGTTTCTTCAATACCGATTACAGCACCCTCCGGTATGGTATCGGGATCTTGAAGCTGTCAAATATTACATTTGTTTTCAATAGATGACACGAATACTACTTCTACAGTTCACATACCATCTGAAACACTTCCTTTCCGTCCTCGGTAACATATGAAACAGTTATAGGTTCTCGCGATCCATCGTACAATTCAATGTCTTCCTCAAGCTCGATGAACTCCGTTTCTTCGTCGTTTTCAAAATCCTCTAGGAATTCCACagcttttgattttttcattcttcAAAATAAATAGGATGTGAAATCAACAAAAAATCTTCCCATAAATCGACACTTACCTATTGCCTATATACGGAAGCAAAAATTCCAGCAGCCGATAGTGGATCCAAGTTTTTCGTTCTTCCTCATTTTTGTTGCGCACCACCTTCATGAAGGCATCCCTCAAACTTCGCCAACGTTTCTTGCACTCCTGCTCGGACAAATTCATCGCCACGGCAACTTCGGCCCAGGCTTCGTGCCGGGTGCTGAAGCGTTTGTAGTCCTTCAAGGTGGTGTTGTACAGGATCGGTCGCTTCTTGATTTCCTTCACGAACATTTCTTCGTTCACTTTAACAAACCGACGCTTGGCACCGTTATTGGTGTAGGAAGTTATCAACAGTGGAGGCGTAGCGCAATTATTTTCTTTCGATGTGTAATCTACGTAATGTAGTTCCTGTCGGCCAGATTTGATAATTTTGAACATTTTGGAACGATCGAATCGTTCGGGGGCAATGACCCTCGAAAATCCGGATaaaaacaaaaccgattgtAAATATTTACACTGCTAGGAACGCAAATTTGGTTTCTATTTAAAATATTGCAGCAAATCTGCGGAGCCGCAAACAACTATCGAAGTGTTTCTTTTTACTTTTGCGATGTGGAAAATGCGTTCATGCACGTTTCATTGACAGATGGTGTTTGGTTGTCAAATTCATCCGTGGCATAAGATGTTTCTGGTTCAGTTGAACAATTTTAGTTTCATATTTAAATATTGActataatgaaagacgtagtcttacttCAAATCATTGAAGTATTAAAGTAAAAGTGTCAAAATAAAACGTCTCAAACTCAAACCTGGGGTTTAGAGGACTGATCTACAAAGTTAACTATAAATTGTATCACTACGATGACTCTACGACTAACTATGAATCTAATGACCATCCGCGATGACGAATGCACAGTGTAGACGTCTGGCGAAGATTTCTGaattcctgatttttcctgaggGAACTTTGTCGTCTTTTTTATTAGAACTTAGAAAAAagcctctgatttttggatgttatgtgaaaaaaaacctcAAAAAATATAGCCCTCTTTGTCTCTATAAAAAAGAACAAtaaatacgaaaacaaaatccaaagttTTGCAATTTTAATACTTGTTCAAACAATTTGTTGATTGGATTTAATAAGATATGTCGATaatttgaatcggtccagtagttcaaaagttatgtttttttttcgttaatgTCATTTaggaaaacatgatttttggACCATTCTAAAATGGAGATTGGtactttaatgaaaaaattaaaaaatatacgagtctaatattttgcaataaagaacaaagctACCAATTctaacgaaaatctgaaaaccactatattggtttcgcatggaatggctgatatctTTATCATaataatcgattattttatagtAATGAAGCTATCCTCAAGCAATGAAAATTTTAAGAGATAATTCTCCTTCCATATCCATTTATTGTGTGTCTATTCCCTAACTGGACACGACGGTTCGAAATAGTCGCGTTTGGAACGGTCGTAAAAATAGTCGCGTCTACATTAAATGCTAGTTTTTCCGTGATAAACTGCGTGTTTCTTTCGTAACATCCGAAAACTGTCTCTGGCCAATAGGTTATGGGCACAGCGGAGCAGGTGAACAAAGTGCGCGGAACcgttttttgagttgtttgtttTCGGTCGGATTTTCGTTTCGGTTCGTTTGTTACTGTCATGGCTACCGGCGAAAAAGCCCCAAGCTGAACGGGTCAAATTATGACAATTGGAGCTTCCGGATGAAGCTAATCCTTTTGAAGGAAGAAAATAGAAGTGTCATAAGTGAGGAGAAGCCTGAGGTGGTGACCCCGGAATGGACCAGCAAGAACAACCAAGCGATGGCAACGATTGGTTTGGCAGTGGACGATGGTCAGTTGATCCACATTCGGAAGGCCAAATCTGCGGCAAAGGCATGGGAAAACCTGGAGAAATTTCATGTCAAACGTACACTCACGACAAAAGTATCACTTCTGAGGCGGAAAATCTGTCGCCTCAGGCTCGAGAGAGGCGGAGATATGGAAGCACACATCGCTTGCATTACGGAACTTTTCGAGAAGTTGAATAATCTGCAGGACGATAAAATACTCGATGATCACTGGCTCGTTGCGATATTGCTCAGTAGCTTGCCTGATGAGTACGAAACACTCGTAACTGCGTTGGAGGTCCGTTCAGATGAAGATCTAACATCAAATCTAGTGAAAGGAAAGTTAATAGATGAGTGGCAAAAGAGAAAGAATCGCTATGATAACGATGAAGATTCCGAGGTGGCCTTGCGAGTCGGGCGGAGTGCCAACAgtggaaaatgttttttctgtAAAAAGTCCGGGCACAAGAAAGTCGAGTGTGAAAAGTTCAAGGAATGGAAGAAGAATAAAGATACGACTCAGAACGAAGAAAAGATTCATAGTGCGGTGAATGTTCCAGAAGAAGACTGTCATTGGACATTCCTAACCGTGGGTCCTGAGCCATCAGAAAAACTGTGAATTTTAGACTCGGGTGCTACGTGCCACATAGTGAATCATCGTGACTTCTTTGACACTCTTGACGAACTGTTCGAGAAGTAGTGTAAGAAGTCGCGTAATTACAGTAGAAGAAGCTCTGTTTGTGCCGGAAATGAACACTAATCTTCTGTCCGTGAAAATGCTGGTGCACAAGGGTTTTGTGATAACTTTTGATAGAAAAGGAGCTGGAATAGCTCGCGGCGGAGATGTTGGTGTTCACGCATATCTGAAGCACAATCTTTTTGTTTTGCGAGTGAGAGGTGAATCTGCTTCATTAGTGCAGAAAGACAGTGACTACATACATGGTTGGCATCGCCGTTTGGGCCAAGGAAATTTGGACGCTGTTATGAAGATGTGTAATCTGGCGGATGGTTTCGAAATCGAAGGCTGTGAATGTAGTGATGACTGTGAAGTGTGCATACAAGGGAAAATGTACAGAAAAGCCTTCTCGAAGGCTTCCGGGTCCAAGTCGTCTGCCGTTATGGATTTGGTGCATACAGACCTCTGTGGGCCGATGCGAACGGCAACGCTTAGTGGTCGAAGATATTTCCTTACTATGATCGACGACATAAGCAGATATACTTTTGTTTATATTCTGCGGAGGAAGTCCGATACGCTGGAGAAGCTGGAAGAATTTGTTGAAATGGTGAGGACACAATTTGGGTGTAAGCCGAAGGTGCTCAGATCAGATCGAGGTGGCGAGTACATCGGCAAACAGGTACGAGCTTATCTTAAATCTAACGGTATCATTAGTCAGATTACTGCACCATATTCACCGCAGCAGAACGGGGTTGCCAAAAGAAAAAATCGATATCTCGTTGAAATGGCACGATGCATGCTAATTGATTCAGGACTGGATAATCGCTTTTGGGGGGAAGCAGTCGTTACAGCAAATTATATGCTAAACCGATTACCGTCTCATTTATCGCAGGGACACCCTATGAACGATGGTTTGGACAAAAACCCAATCTGAACGATATAAAGCCATTCGGCATTGATTGCTATGGTCATGTGCTCAAAGAATCCCGAAGTAAGCTAGACAAAAAGGCAGTGAAGCTGAAGTTTATGGGGTACAGTGAAGGAACTAAAGGGGGATTACGATTGGTAGATGCTAGAACCGGGAAGGTGACGATAAGTAGAGATGTCAGTGTTGCAGTATTGTACACACCTATGGAGCACAACCCTGCATAGCTGTTATTCGTGTCTTGCCTCTCCCTTATTTTCTTGCAACTTGCCTGATTGGAAGTTTCCGGTTGCATCATCATCAGAACGAATTAGAGTTTGAAAGAGTGGAGTACGCTGGTTAATAAATTGTTAATAAATAATATCGTTAGACTTTATCAAGTGCGTTTTATTCAAACTACATATAATATGGTGTCAGAAGCTAACGTGTGCTTCAAGTGAATTTCCGCGTCATTATAATCGAAATCGCGAAAAATCGTCGGTAGAAAACCGAAATTTaatccgagaaaaaaaaatcgttctaaAGTCGCGTCGTGTCGGCGgccatttcgtttttttttcgatcagGATCGTGAGTGAATATTGTGATCCTCATCAAAATGGATCCAAACCAAATGAAAATGTTGCTGGACCAgcaaatgaaaatgttcacaaaaATGATGGAAGGAATGCAAGCAATCCAGAATCGGGCTCAAACAGTACAGCTTCAGCAACCAAATGCGTCGAATGTGCAGGTTCCACAGCCGTCGCCTCTAGCAGTTGAGGGCGACATGCAGGAGAACATGGACTTTTTCGAGAAAAGTTGGAAAGATTACGCCAAGGCTATTGGTATGGATCGTTGGCCGCAGGAGGAAAATCCGCAAAAAGTAAGTTTCTTGCTGTCGGTCATAGGAGAGCCgtcaagaaaaaagtttttcaacttCGAGTTAACAGCAGAAGAAAGTGATAATCCGGAAGCAACATTGGCTGCTATACGAGAGAAAGTCGTGGCTAAGAGAAATATTATAGTGGATCGTCTTGATTTTTTCTCTGCAACGCAGCTGGCTCGTGAATCAATCGACGATTTTGTCTCTCGTCTTAAGAACCTGTCAAAAATGGCTAAGCTCGGAGTGCTAGAAACGGAACTTATCGCATATAAGGTAGTCACGTCCAACAAGTGGTCAAGTATGTGAACCAAAATGTTGAACATTGCTGACATCACATTGACAAAAGCCATTGATATTTGTAGAGTTGAGGAGATTACCGCGAAGCGATCACAGGAACTTTCAGGATCCTATTCGGAAGTGGAAGTAAACAAAATAACTAAAGCTAAATTTCGATCTAAGAATCAATCGCAACGGTGTAAGTTTTGTGGAGATCGTCATGAGTTCTCTAAAGGCTCCTGTCCTGCTCTTGGTAAACGATTTCACAAATGCAACGGGAAAAATCACTTCGAAAAGGTATGCAAAGCTGTGGGAGATAGGATTGGTGTTATGAAAACAGTACATAGATATAATAAAATTCATTCGATGTAgcaacaaaataataataattaataacAAGTGCTTCATCTGTTCAGGAGCTTTGAATTATTTGTTGATATGCTCTGAAAGATCGGAGCAAGGTGctatactataggtggaccgcaatgtcaaaattgctgttcggccattgctcgtgaaaaaacaaatttgtttacaaaacatatcatatcttttggtgacaaattcaTTCgtcggcaaaatagctgctcgcgctttactgtAGGTAGGTAATgttctggattttttcgtataacaatttctcataattgcttctactttttcagatatctacaatcagcggtcgaattaaaaacagtgcagaaggatgttttgagtatgTTTTAGcttctagccgcgcaatcaatgctttttttccaagcaagatgtacttctgtttggatCCTATCGGCGAGGAAAAAAGTACTTACGGCGACGGTGACAAGAAATAGCGCTGATTGCGAGATTACCAGATCCAGAAGATCCGGAAGGGCTGTTACAAGTAATTGGTTttgctagagcaaaaggaggttgacAATGATTGCAACAGGTtcgtgtttatttttcaaattagtgGACTTTTGTGTTGCTAATATATTACAGGTGAAATAAACTGTTGGAATCACGACTATCGATCACGCCAGAAGATCCGGAAAAAGTTGTTGAAAGTAATTGGCCACAGAAAAGTATCCATTTATGAAGTCTATCTCCATCTCGGGGGAAAGTGTGGTAAACAATGTCCGGGTTGTTTTTCGTTATGCGGACCTTGTTTCCGCAtccttttactgcacaataatacggcatctgaagaaaataagatattcacaatataattttggcatgatagagaaccgcgagatgaacgattatctgtggaggagttggacaacagatttcttagaCTTATAGCACTTTAATCACACTCACAAGCTCTTCAAATCCTCACTGTCCCCCaaaactattgaataatatgtaatataaataccttattgcagctctagtacactatttttcacgaatatatatttgcttatttctttcttcagttgttttcctcagcgagttgatatgaaaccataacgacacaaccaaacaaaaagtaaacaatGCAGAAAGCTACGTCTCGCAACTCGTCTCACGTATTgtcatgaaagtgtcaagaacgaaacacctatagtttagcATCTTGGATCGGAGTAACCTAAAACTCTCTGTTATAGCGAATATGAATTTGAGGGTGTATAATGCTGCTAAATAAAAACGGAAACGTTAATGAGATTGCGAATCGGGAGTGTCAAACGAACGCATTCTCCTCTCTTCTGTATGACATACATGAGGTACAGCGAAAAAATCGAGAGGTACACGAGGACTTGACGATCTCTCGAGAATGAGTTGTGAAGTGAATTTGGAAGTCAGTCTCTGGATTATTGTTGTGACGAGCGGTTGATTTAAACGGCGTGGAGTGGTTACGACAATGGCGCAGTCGGTAGCAGCCTTCAGTGAAAATTAGtgcaatgaaaataaaatggaGCTCGGAAAGAAAGTGGATAGAATTCTTGATAGTGAGATAAACATTTTATTCGTCGGTCATGGTACCAATTGGCTATGCAGTGAATTTGAAATTGAGTGAAATTGAAatgacaaataaaataaaaggataaaTTGAAATCGTGGGACGGAAATTTGTTTCGTCACCCATGAAAAGTGCATTGGTTGTCGGCCATGTTAGAAATCGTGggacaatggaaaaaaataaaagaaatcgtGGAACGGAAATCGTTTTTCGTTGGCCATGGAAGTCGTGGGATAGGATTACCTATTGGCCATGCATCTGAATGAAGAAAACGTCGGCCATGTTGAAAACGTGGGACATAATTTGATTGAAGTCGTGGGACGAATAAGATTTCGTTGGCCATGAAAGTCGTGGGATAGGTATGACCTATCGGCCATGCAAAATGTAATCGTGGGACGAAAATTAATTCGTCGGCCATGAAAGTCGTGGAATAGGTTTACCTATTGGCCATGCATCTAAATGAAGGAAATGTCGGCCATTTTGAAAACGTGGGACATGATTTAATTTAAGTCGTGGGACGAATAAGATTTCGTTGGCCATGCAAGTCGTGGGACGAATAAGTTTTCGTTGGCCATGAAAGTCGTGGGATAGGTAGGACCTATCGGCCATGCAAAAGGTAGTCGTGGGACGAAAATTAATTCGTCGGCCATGAAAGTCGTGGGATAGGTTCACCTATTGGCCATGTATGTAAATAAAGGAAATGTTggccatgttgaaaatcgtgggacataatAAATGGAAGTCGTTGTCTTGAAAGttcatttagaaaatcgattggATAATTTAGAGATGATGTAGTTTTGTCAGACTTGTTCAAG from Toxorhynchites rutilus septentrionalis strain SRP chromosome 3, ASM2978413v1, whole genome shotgun sequence encodes:
- the LOC129775650 gene encoding histone acetyltransferase KAT6B-like, coding for MFKIIKSGRQELHYVDYTSKENNCATPPLLITSYTNNGAKRRFVKVNEEMFVKEIKKRPILYNTTLKDYKRFSTRHEAWAEVAVAMNLSEQECKKRWRSLRDAFMKVVRNKNEEERKTWIHYRLLEFLLPYIGNRMKKSKAVEFLEDFENDEETEFIELEEDIELYDGSREPITVSYVTEDGKEVFQMLQDPDTIPEGAVIGIEETEEEDEGEEEAEQGVIQDIHHPIEYDDQEIETPQEQHHSESILYEERLDTFETCEKPLIQEEVIKQEAHSEPDVDEIHVEEIEMDLLMSEDAEGEHNCPEPEPQSIVNMDPHFSEDSSFPEMKVSTVVQGTDTPTQSNVSSQTSPPVAQIQSHPALQDESKVLPTPAQESQDKYDGADADERFLLSCAPILRRLSSKKNQLARLKFQQLLYELEYDEKYNS